One region of Zingiber officinale cultivar Zhangliang chromosome 7B, Zo_v1.1, whole genome shotgun sequence genomic DNA includes:
- the LOC122003860 gene encoding probable glycosyltransferase At5g03795, producing the protein MESRSLTLRRHRHGRSISTCCCRRVATVALLTASATVFLAFPISSPLFGLFSSDPSLPHPSSFLLRLEQIRPTNASFPPPRAPSSTTTQSPTNSASAGLNPNQADTKPRPLRHEVAYWRMTPEEALRRAKKEINEGPAVSDDPELYTLLFRNVSVFKRSYELMEKILKVYIYEDGPRPIFHTPELQGIYASEGWFMKLLEENKGFVTKDPSKAHLFYLPYSIRQLKLALYVPNSHNMRSLSLFLRDYVNTIAAKYPFWNRTRGRDHFLVACHDWGPYTTTLHEELCKNTIKAMCNADASEGIFVRGKDISLPETTIKVPKMPRKYVGGGHVSGRSILAFYAGNMHGRVRPLLNKYWGDDKDEDMRIYRRLPNRVSRTMSYVEHMRASKFCICPMGYEVNSPRIVEAIYAECIPVIIADNFVLPFEELLDWSAFSVVVAEKDILNLKNILLGISHRRYIRMYNCVRRLQKHFLWHAKPLKYDIFHMILHSIWFNRLNQIQQYQE; encoded by the exons ATGGAATCAAGGTCACTAACCCTCAGGCGCCACCGCCACGGCCGATCGATTTCCACCTGCTGCTGTCGCCGCGTCGCCACGGTCGCCCTCCTCACTGCCTCCGCCACCGTCTTCCTTGCCTTCCCCATCTCTTCCCCCCTCTTCGGCCTCTTCTCATCGGACCCATCTCTCCCTcatccttcctccttcctcctccgccTAGAACAAATCCGACCTACCAATGCTTCATTCCCTCCTCCTCGTGCTCCATCATCAACAACGACTCAGAGCCCTACGAATTCGGCTTCGGCGGGGTTGAACCCTAACCAAGCCGATACAAAGCCCCGACCTTTGCGCCATGAG GTGGCTTATTGGAGGATGACGCCGGAGGAGGCACTCCGGCGTGCCAAGAAGGAAATTAACGAAGGCCCAGCAGTTTCAGATGATCCAGAATTGTACACACTGCTATTCCGCAATGTGTCGGTTTTCAAGAG GAGCTATGAACTAATGGAGAAAATACTTAAAGTTTATATCTATGAAGATGGTCCGAGACCCATTTTCCACACACCAGAGCTCCAAGGTATTTATGCTTCTGAAGGATGGTTTATGAAATTATTGGAGGAGAACAAGGGATTTGTTACCAAGGATCCAAGCAAAGCTCACTTGTTCTATCTACCATACAGCATCCGCCAGTTGAAGCTTGCCCTTTATGTCCCTAACTCGCATAACATGAGGTCCTTATCATTGTTTCTGAGGGACTATGTGAATACCATTGCCGCGAAGTATCCATTTTGGAATAGGACTCGAGGGAGGGATCATTTTTTGGTGGCTTGTCATGACTGG GGACCTTACACAACGACCCTACATGAAGAACTTTGTAAAAACACCATCAAAGCTATGTGCAATGCTGATGCCTCAGAAGGCATATTTGTTCGTGGCAAAGACATATCTCTCCCCGAAACCACTATCAAAGTGCCAAAGATGCCTCGTAAGTATGTCGGCGGGGGGCACGTTTCTGGGCGTTCGATTCTTGCCTTCTACGCTGGAAATATGCATGGAAGGGTTAGACCACTCCTCAACAAGTACTGGGGTGATGATAAAGATGAAGACATGAGAATCTATAGACGCCTTCCAAATAGGGTCTCAAGGACAATGTCCTACGTGGAGCATATGAGAGCTAGCAAGTTCTGCATCTGTCCCATGGGTTATGAAGTTAACAGTCCAAGGATAGTGGAGGCCATATATGCCGAGTGTATTCCAGTGATAATAGCAGACAATTTTGTTCTCCCTTTCGAGGAACTGTTGGATTGGTCTGCGTTTTCCGTAGTTGTTGCTGAGAAAGATATACTGAATCTGAAGAATATCTTGTTAGGGATTTCTCATAGAAGATACATTAGAATGTACAATTGTGTGAGGAGGTTGCAGAAGCACTTTCTGTGGCATGCCAAGCCACTCAAGTATGACATCTTTCACATGATTCTTCATTCGATATGGTTCAACAGGTTAAATCAGATACAACAATATCAGGAATAG